In Cyanobacteriota bacterium, a single window of DNA contains:
- a CDS encoding glycosyltransferase: MGHLPLVSVLMSVYNSERYIAQAVESILNQTYNDFEFVIIDDGSTDRTPQMLDAYAARDPRIRLIHRENRGIPKTRNQLLALAQGELIAVMDSDDVALPDRLAAQVAFLQAHPAVVWVGGAFELIDHKNRYLTCIGMPTTNAEIQQLLIEGHTSFLHPGAMIRKSAIQLVGGYDETLSTAHDLDLWLKLSEVGELANLAQPVVQYRIHPDSICDRNQDKVLHEVQTAFDRAWERRGITHRFQATKVCGWRPTGDPGSRHEFMLKYGWWGFNSRHRDTARHYGLRAIATNPLDPEGWKLLACAIAKPLPPSPSP, encoded by the coding sequence ATGGGTCATCTCCCGTTAGTGTCGGTGCTGATGTCGGTCTATAACTCAGAACGCTACATTGCCCAAGCTGTAGAGAGCATCCTTAACCAAACCTACAACGACTTTGAGTTTGTCATCATCGACGATGGCTCGACTGATCGCACTCCCCAGATGCTTGATGCCTACGCTGCCCGTGATCCCCGCATTCGACTGATTCATCGAGAAAATCGCGGCATTCCCAAAACCCGTAATCAGTTGTTGGCCCTAGCCCAGGGTGAGCTAATTGCCGTCATGGACTCAGATGATGTGGCCTTACCCGATCGCCTTGCAGCCCAGGTGGCGTTTCTCCAAGCCCATCCCGCTGTCGTATGGGTAGGTGGTGCCTTTGAGCTAATTGATCACAAAAACCGTTACCTGACCTGCATTGGAATGCCGACCACTAATGCAGAGATTCAACAACTGCTCATAGAGGGGCACACCAGTTTTCTCCATCCAGGAGCCATGATCCGCAAATCAGCCATCCAGCTTGTGGGGGGCTACGATGAAACGCTATCCACTGCCCATGATCTAGATCTATGGCTGAAGCTGAGTGAAGTTGGTGAACTGGCCAACCTAGCCCAACCAGTAGTCCAGTACCGGATTCATCCTGATTCCATCTGCGATCGCAACCAGGATAAAGTTCTCCACGAAGTGCAGACTGCCTTTGATCGAGCATGGGAACGACGGGGCATCACCCATCGGTTTCAGGCAACAAAGGTCTGTGGTTGGCGACCCACTGGTGATCCCGGTTCTCGCCATGAGTTTATGCTGAAATATGGCTGGTGGGGCTTCAACAGTCGCCACCGAGACACAGCCCGCCACTATGGGTTGCGGGCCATCGCTACCAATCCCCTAGATCCTGAAGGCTGGAAGCTGTTAGCTTGTGCGATCGCGAAACCCCTACCTCCTTCCCCATCTCCATGA